The following coding sequences are from one Hymenobacter sp. DG25A window:
- a CDS encoding 3-dehydroquinate synthase: MSTRALQQQFQVAFSYTVHFTEGLFQADNPLLAKVLSQDGTVGPRKVFFVLDSGVVDHCPGLEAEILRYAEAHADVLRLSGPITIIPGGEQCKNEPALIQQLLEAVDTHHIDRHSYVVGLGGGAVLDLVGYVASVAHRGIRHIRIPTTVLSQNDSGIGVKNSVNAFGKKNFLGNFTPPYVVLNDARFLLTLEDRDWRGGIAEALKVGLIKDAAFFRFIQENASRLAARHMPTMQHLIHRCAELHLQHIAGGDPFEQGSSRPLDFGHWSAHKLEQLSHYRIRHGEAVAIGIALDSTYSCLQGRLSSAGLEQILEVIYTLGFALYAPEMAEQLEDAAHPQSLLRGLQEFREHLGGQLTVMLLDEIGRGVEVHEMDHALLVESVRQLQQYQPAAIC, encoded by the coding sequence ATGTCTACTCGTGCCTTGCAGCAGCAGTTTCAGGTTGCTTTCTCCTACACGGTTCACTTCACCGAGGGCTTGTTTCAGGCGGATAACCCGCTGCTGGCTAAGGTGCTGAGCCAGGATGGGACAGTAGGGCCCCGCAAGGTTTTTTTTGTGCTGGATAGCGGCGTAGTAGACCACTGCCCCGGGCTGGAAGCTGAGATTCTGCGCTACGCGGAAGCTCATGCGGACGTGTTGCGCCTGAGTGGCCCCATCACCATCATTCCCGGCGGCGAGCAGTGTAAAAATGAGCCCGCGCTTATTCAGCAGCTCCTGGAAGCCGTGGACACTCATCATATCGACCGGCATTCTTATGTGGTGGGGCTGGGCGGCGGCGCGGTGTTAGACCTGGTGGGCTACGTGGCCTCCGTGGCGCACCGTGGCATCCGGCACATCCGCATCCCCACCACGGTTTTGTCGCAGAATGATTCCGGTATTGGCGTGAAGAACAGCGTCAACGCCTTCGGCAAGAAGAACTTCCTGGGCAATTTCACCCCGCCCTACGTCGTCCTCAACGATGCCCGGTTTCTCCTGACCCTGGAAGACCGGGACTGGCGGGGCGGCATTGCGGAAGCCCTGAAAGTGGGGCTGATAAAGGATGCGGCCTTTTTTCGCTTCATTCAGGAAAATGCCTCCCGGCTTGCGGCGCGCCACATGCCCACCATGCAGCACCTGATTCACCGCTGCGCCGAATTGCACCTGCAGCACATTGCCGGCGGCGACCCTTTCGAACAGGGCTCTTCCCGCCCCCTTGATTTTGGCCATTGGTCGGCGCATAAGCTGGAGCAGCTCAGTCACTACCGGATACGCCACGGCGAAGCCGTGGCCATTGGCATTGCGCTGGACTCTACCTATTCCTGCCTGCAGGGCCGCCTGAGCAGTGCCGGGCTGGAGCAGATTTTAGAAGTAATCTACACGCTGGGTTTTGCACTTTATGCGCCCGAAATGGCGGAGCAGCTAGAAGATGCCGCGCATCCGCAGAGCTTGTTGCGGGGCCTGCAGGAGTTCCGGGAGCATCTGGGGGGCCAGCTGACGGTGATGCTGCTCGACGAAATTGGTCGGGGCGTAGAGGTGCACGAAATGGACCATGCACTGCTGGTGGAATCCGTGCGGCAGCTGCAGCAATATCAGCCCGCCGCCATTTGCTGA
- the eboC gene encoding UbiA-like protein EboC (EboC, a homolog the polyprenyltransferase UbiA, belongs to system of proteins involved in the trafficking of precursor metabolites to an extracytoplasmic compartment so that the biosynthesis of certain natural products, such as scytonemin, can be completed.) translates to MNRFFAHLILMRPANIITAIADILLGFAASGSVQLILQDSAEASKHPQLRVLGWLIAATIGLYGGGVVFNDVFDADLDRVERPERPIPSGAASRLSATLLGTLLLAGGVVAAFQVSATSGLIAALVALLALVYDAIGKKQPILGPLNMGACRGGNLLLGLSAIPAAVPAYWYLALLPVVYIAAITAISRGEVHGGDKRILLGSLGLYSLVIGSVLVLMRLPQINALYILPFLAFFCYLIFPPLVRAITSLKPLDIRLAVKAGIMALILLDATLAAGFAGWWYGLIVLALFPVSVLLARVFAVT, encoded by the coding sequence ATGAACCGGTTTTTTGCCCACCTCATTCTCATGCGGCCCGCCAATATCATTACGGCCATTGCGGATATCCTGCTGGGCTTTGCCGCCTCAGGTTCCGTGCAGCTGATATTGCAGGACAGCGCGGAGGCATCTAAGCATCCGCAGTTGCGCGTACTGGGCTGGCTGATTGCGGCTACCATTGGCCTGTATGGAGGGGGGGTGGTGTTTAATGATGTGTTTGATGCGGACCTGGACCGGGTGGAGCGCCCCGAGCGGCCTATTCCCAGCGGTGCCGCCAGCCGCCTGAGCGCTACGCTGCTGGGCACCCTGTTGCTGGCCGGCGGCGTGGTGGCAGCTTTCCAGGTTTCCGCTACCAGCGGCCTGATAGCGGCATTGGTAGCGCTGCTGGCTTTGGTGTATGATGCCATCGGAAAGAAACAGCCTATTCTGGGTCCGCTGAATATGGGGGCCTGCCGGGGCGGCAACCTGTTGCTGGGGCTTAGCGCTATTCCCGCGGCGGTACCGGCTTACTGGTACCTGGCTTTGCTGCCGGTGGTATACATAGCGGCCATCACGGCAATCAGTCGGGGCGAGGTGCACGGGGGCGATAAACGGATACTGCTGGGGTCGTTGGGTTTATACAGTCTGGTGATTGGCAGCGTGCTGGTGCTGATGCGCTTACCTCAAATTAACGCCCTGTATATCCTGCCTTTTCTGGCTTTCTTCTGCTACCTCATTTTCCCGCCCCTGGTTCGGGCCATTACTTCCTTAAAGCCCCTGGATATTCGGCTGGCGGTGAAAGCCGGCATCATGGCTCTCATACTGCTGGATGCAACGCTGGCCGCGGGCTTTGCCGGCTGGTGGTACGGGCTCATTGTGCTGGCTTTGTTCCCGGTATCGGTGCTGCTGGCCCGGGTGTTTGCCGTTACCTAG